A window from Rana temporaria chromosome 8, aRanTem1.1, whole genome shotgun sequence encodes these proteins:
- the LOC120947078 gene encoding uncharacterized protein C8orf76-like, which produces MEFAFCFEDSVFSESRDRSAGREVSYTAKQCEPQWFTEDVKCDDPTDEQTVLKFRADWSYRQKNFLKAFDEYSSCYELLPATNNGMRRDVQESQARCLIHMGRFPEALETAQALMKGVNNTDHLTVALNLQVSIHNHLGNLKEVVSCLQQLVTLHSFNPYFWISLAESYRSLSFASSHCRNGSVQFSEPSLREHFCDNSIRTVDTANMIQRHCSNTNTSPSVLECCRNSTQLWIWSCASFIRARILLHFIQPQQSSFALDHNLKTQSYIEEQLNQMGLAEESQSLITHVMGEDLLAERIQEEGQIDTKNTLALNTFTMPTDTEFKEKWFQKIQTLLLVHG; this is translated from the exons ATGGAGTTTGCCTTCTGTTTCGAGGACTCGGTGTTCTCAGAGAGTAGGGACCGGAGTGCGGGGAGAGAGGTGTCCTATACAGCCAAGCAGTGTGAGCCTCAG tGGTTCACTGAAGACGTGAAATGTGATGACCCCACTGATGAGCAAACAGTGCTGAAATTCCGGGCAGACTGGTCATACAGGCAGAAAAACTTTCTG AAAGCATTTGATGAGTACAGCAGCTGCTATGAGCTTCTACCGGCTACCAATAATGGAATGAGAAGGGATGTGCAGGAAAGCCAGGCACGCTGCTTAATCCACATGGGGAGATTTCCAGAAGCCCTAGAGACTGCACAAGCTCTG atgaaAGGCGTTAACAACACGGATCACTTGACAGTTGCATTGAATCTCCAGGTCTCCATTCACAACCATCTGGGGAATTTGAAGGAAGTGGTTTCTTGTTTGCAACAGTTGGTCACCTTGCACTCATTCAATCCTTATTTCTGGATATCGCTGGCTGAATCATACAGAAGTCTGTCATTTGCTTCCTCCCACTGTAGAAATGGATCAGTTCAATTCAGTGAGCCTTCATTGAGAGAACATTTTTGTGATAATTCCATTAGAACAGTGGACACTGCTAACATGATACAGAGACATTGTAGTAACACTAACACAAGTCCCTCAGTATTAGAATGCTGCAGGAATAGCACGCAGCTGTGGATCTGGTCATGTGCATCCTTCATCAGAGCAAG aATTCTCCTGCATTTTATTCAGCCCCAGCAGTCTTCCTTTGCGTTGGACCATAATCTAAAGACTCAAAGTTATATAGAGGAGCAGTTAAATCAGATGGGTTTAGCAGAAGAGTCTCAAAGTTTAATAACACAT gttaTGGGTGAAGATCTTTTAGCGGAAAGAATACAAGAAGAGGGACAGATTGATACAAAAAATACTCTGGCACTGAATACTTTCACAATGCCAACCGATACCGAGTTCAAAGAGAAGTGGTTTCAAAAAATCCAGACGCTGCTTTTGGTCCatggttaa